From one Dama dama isolate Ldn47 chromosome 4, ASM3311817v1, whole genome shotgun sequence genomic stretch:
- the SPMIP8 gene encoding LOW QUALITY PROTEIN: sperm microtubule inner protein 8 (The sequence of the model RefSeq protein was modified relative to this genomic sequence to represent the inferred CDS: deleted 1 base in 1 codon) has product MGIVSAECPFILLSHKALGPGPSLYLSSPLSGQRRESFYKPVHLGLGVCCRCLHHPAMARIIDLVPWEDGSTHVYASPAILLPMPRRRNQLAGVKQQLYHPALPSLRRMDMDSVKACLSDEHCQSTTYCRKDDFDNAYFTLLGVPNKPLQCLDITETGQRLRNRYHEGKLAPIAPGINRVDWPCFTRAIEDWSRFVSSAGEFKLPCASKKVESFSGYAVRYLKPEVTQNWRFCLNQNPSLDRYGQKPLPFDSLNAFRRFGSNYSRVNYLTPWR; this is encoded by the exons ATGGGCATTGTCTCTGCAGAATGTCCCTTTATTCTCCTGTCTCATAAGGCACTGGGGCCCGGCCCATCTCTCTACCTCTCTTCCCCATTGAGTGGGCAAAGGAGG GAAAGTTTCTATAAGCCTGTGCACCTGGGGCTG GGTGTCTGCTGCAGGTGTCTCCACCACCCAGCCATGGCCCGCATCATTGACCTGGTGCCCTGGGAGGACGGCTCCACCCACGTGTACGCGTCCCCGGCCATCCTACTGCCCATGCCCCGGAGGCGCAACCAGCTGGCCGGCGTGAAGCAGCAGCTCTATCACCCAGCCCTGCCCAGTCTGCGCCGCATGGACATGGACTCTGTCAAGGCCTGCCTTTCCGATGAGCACTGCCAGTCCACCACCTACTGCCGCAAAG atGACTTTGATAATGCCTACTTCACACTTCTCGGTGTTCCCAACAAACCCCTGCAGTGCTTG GACATCACGGAGACCGGCCAGAGGCTCCGAAACAGGTACCACGAGGGAAAGCTGGCTCCCATCGCACCCGGCATCAACAGGGTCGACTGGCCCTGCTTCACGCGCGCCATCGAGGACTGGTCCCGATTCGTGTCCTCTGCGGGAGAGTTCAAGCTGCCCTGCGCGAGCAAGAAGG TCGAGAGCTTCAGCGGCTATGCGGTGCGGTACTTGAAGCCGGAGGTGACCCAGAACTGGCGG TTCTGTCTTAACCAGAATCCAAGCCTGGACCGCTATGGACAGAAGCCCCTGCCTTTCGACTCCTT GAATGCTTTCCGACGTTTCGGCTCCAACTACAG TCGTGTCAACTATCTGACCCCCTGGCGTTAA